In Rhodamnia argentea isolate NSW1041297 chromosome 5, ASM2092103v1, whole genome shotgun sequence, the DNA window CTAGTCCCGATCAAACGACACTGAGCCTcgtctctcactctctctatctATATGCTAATCAGGTTACGAACTCAGGGTTAAGATGAGGATAGAGATGCAATTGAGAAACGAAGACCTGAAAGACTTGGGGGCTGAGACTGTCGCTGAGGAGGCGATCGAGGGACTCGTAACCGCAAATCGAGCCGTCGCGAGCGGCTGCGGCCTCCTCTTTGGCTTGTCCGTTCCGCGTCGTCTCCATGTTCGCGTTGCTCGCAGTTCAAGCTTGGgcacagaaagagagagagagagctggagAGGCGTGCGTAGGTggaatttgaagagagagagagagagagagagagagagagagagtgcgcaTAGACATTGAATTTAAAGAGGAGGAATCATTTCCAACGAAAATCTTCTTCATCCCAACCTTTCGCTATGCCTCTCGTAGCACCTGCCCTTCCCTTTTATCAGCGACGGGGACAAGCTTTAAGAACATGAAGAAATTCAGAACATATATGATGCTTCTTCTGGTGTCGGACGATTTGAGAAGCAGAGAGGCAAGAGGAAAACAGATGGATGAGAATGCACATTAATTGGGCCTTACTGGATTTCATGTGGCGTTGGCTTATGTAGATAACCTTTGTATGGTTGCATTGAGATCGCCCTCCCAGTCCCGTTGCCACTTGTATCTGAACAGTGACGCATAACGTAGTCTTGGTGTGCTTAGcttacccttagaaaagatcttcattttggggcactcttccactttaATATCACACAAGGATGTAAACCTCAATAtgcaacttgtggtggaggagaagcattctaggcttggcatatTTATGAGTGTCAACTCTCTTAGCTTctcaaaaaaaatcacttttccttctccattttcatcttttgccactacttctttcattctttcacatcctaTTATAGTCATCTCCTCAAGATGCACCAAACTTGAGATCGCTGAAGCTGTCCCTAGATGTACCAATCCAGAGGAATTCTTCACCTCCAACTTCGTCAAATTCTGGAAGGATGTCACGGTTGGAAATAGTATCGTCAAATCGGGACAATCCAAAACCTCAAGTGTTTTGATGCTctgaagaatttttgatactaaACAGTCTTCTCTCCACACATGCTTTAACTTGTGTAGCTTGCTCAACTtaagttttcttaaattttcgAGCAACGGATGTTTTCCCTCGTCAACAAACCGTTCGTCATGGAATATATCTTCAAAGGAACTACAGAAGACCTCAAGGCTTTCTAGATTCTGAAATCTCTCTAGGAGGAATCTGAGAGGAAAGACGGACTTTTCATCATGAAagcatgccaatgttagtgcttttgACTCGCCAAAGATGTCATCGCCAAATTTCTCATCCCGTATCGTATGGATATCCTTATCGACTAATAAAAGTCTCTGTAAGTTGGGAAAGTCCTGTTAAATTGTCAATACAACaagagaagtaaattcaacaaAGGTTCAATAATGAGTCATGTGTTATAAAAAGGTAAACCTAAGTTAGATGTCACATGGAAGGTGGCCATTTTCTTACGATTCAATAGATCTCAAGAGCCCTACGTACAAGTCTCAAGCTTTTAAAGTCATGATACAAAATGCAACTGTGATCGAGTGCTCCACTACAACCATccatattgaatttttgaagGAAATTTATTATGTAGAGGTTGGTACTGTTAAGTTGGTAGAGTGATTTTAAATTCAAAACCACCTAGCTCACCAAATTCGTCTTTATAGCAAGATGCACTCATAGTAAGGAGAATATATGGGGGGTCCCCAAACTTAAAACTGTGCTTATGATATTAGAGATATGTTATGTTGTCTACGAATTGAAAGTTAAAGGGTTTCGGATTTTCTATGGTATCATCATGTGACATGGATATGTAGTGGACGTGAGATATAATGCGtggttaaagaaaaaaaattagaatatagTGAATTAAATTTCAAATGCTTTTTCCATTGTTAAATTCatgcttttaagaatttgtagaAAATTCACTAGTGGGACGCATCAAGAATGGAGAGGACCGCATGTCTAATTATTGGCTTCCGTAAGAAGCACGGAGCACCATAATACACAAATTTCAGTTGGATTAGATGAGGAATATCGCATGGTGCCAACAACAATAtgtaattatttttgtaattttagggAATGGAATTTCTTATGGGTTTCCACAGACAAAATGTACACTCACAACATTAAAAAAGGCGTGTCTTATGTTGTGGATAAACCGATACGTAATGACGTGACTATGCAGTGGACATGAAATTGTCGgtccatattttgcttaaattgtcCATGTGGGAGAGAAAAATCCACAAAAGTCGAGGAAATTGCACCTGCCATATTATGAAAAAATGGCACAATGAATGTCATTACATTAAGTTAGGAACACAAAGAAGGAATTTCTAAACTTCTCCAACTCTCACAAATCATGAAAATGAAACAGCTTATTAGTGACACAAACGGTGAGGGGCAAAATAATGCTTCATATTCAGTTGATTGATGATTAAAGGCCGAGTATACCGTTAATAATCAACCCCAAATCCCCGAACAATGGAAAAAGACAAATTCAAAGATATCAACCTCAATCAGATGATCCCCATGAGAAGCGAGGATGGacaaatgttttttatttttatttttgtttacgaTGAAATTAACGCAATCCGGACTTGTCACTACCAAAAAAACAGACTGACTATTTCCACACTTCCCTAAAATCGTtaataatcaaaattgagtatTACGATGACTTTTTGAAATACTTCAGCAATGTGGGGGATAACTACCTATTATTTCAGGGCAACTCATGTATGATAAATAAACGACATTCGAGTAAatacataattagtaataactCCTATGATTCACAATCGAATAAATGTGTAGATACTCGTTATGATGAAACGTTCGACTCCCagatgataataaaaaaaaaaattctggggcaaaaacattaaaatgaggaaaaagacaagCATTTCCTCCatcggaaaagaaaacaataatcgAAACTTGTATACAATCCGCAacaaaggccaaaatgaaggGGGGAAAAGAGTGGCCTGTTCAGTTGGCATGTATTGATTGTCTTTTCAAGAAGTGATGTAAATTAAAATTGGTAAGGATGTTAGCTTGTATTCACTGAATTCTGtcagagtaaaattgaaaattgacttttAATCTTCACTAAATGGAGTGTGTGGACACGTGTATATTCCTTGCTATTTAACTTCGACGTAAACATCTCCTAAACTCTATCGAATCAATAAAAtgataattgaattttaaaagggtattttgttttaatttataaTCAGTAGAACATTGATTATCAAGTAAACGCCTTTTCCTCTAAATTTTGGAGTTCCGGTTTGCCGATAACAAAAGTAACAATTGTAAAAGGATATGGAGATGTACAAACTATTGTTATACATGTTGAGGATTATAAAATTTTAACCTTTGTCGTAAATATTAAAGGATTCCGTACCCAAATCCGTACAAAGTAGGGGAGTTCTACTGGTTATTAGAAATTTACTTATAACTAGACGATTTTGAAAACGTACATATCTATCGATGTCTGAATTGTTTTGCGCTAGAAATCCACGGATGTTATCTTGGATTACGGTGGGAAGGTAAACATTTTGGTCATCTTTGTTTTGGTAGGAAACATGAGTCCGATTAGATATGATCAAAGCACCGATGATGATTGAAACTACGATTATTTAATGTAGCATTTATGTTCGGACATGGCACGTACTGTGCATTGTCCAATTCTATGTGAATATATTGCAaatgaaatgccaaaaaatgaatttgtttGAAAGACCGACCTGTGGAGTGAAAAGTGAAGGGGTACCGAGCTCATTCTCCATCAAAGATTGCCAAGTCAAACTTCTCATCTTGGGGCAGTGTACAATAGTTAGCTCTTCCAGGTTAGGACATTCCAGCGTATGATTCTTCCCCAAGAGAAAACTAGTCAAAATGGGCAAGCATTCCAACTCCATCTTCGAGAGATTTGGGAATGTAATCTTCTCCACGACTCTTCCCTGCCCTTCCTCGTCtgcgatcactccttccatctGACCGCACTCTTTTATTTCCATCCTTCGAAGATTGGCAAGGCACCGAGTCATCGATGGAGTaaaagcatgtctcaagttgctgcacTTATAAATGGTCAGATGAGTTAGAAAATTGTAGGGCTGTGCTCCTTGAAGATCTTCGTTCCATATTCGCCTCAACTTTGGTAGGTTGACCAAGTCCAAAGTGTGAAAGGAAGGCAGCACCCGAGCGCGGTCCACATCCTCCAAGCCTTTAAGATCGAAAATTTCTTCTAGTAACTCGCAATCGCGCACTTGCATTGTCCTCATATTGTCTAAAACAAGCATCAATCTGGATGAAATTGCATTAAAGAGTGATGGACATTTATCCACCACTAGTGATTTTAATTGCCAAGACGACTTGATGGGAATAAGTTCGCTATGCCATTTTAAAATCAACTCGGGGAACTCAGATAACCGCATTTTCTCTACTTCAACAATCATTTCCTGCAAGAAAATTCATCGAACAAGCGTTAAATGTCtggttagccaaaaaaaaaaaaaatactctgtTGGTGATCAAACAGAATCAATTGCTTAGGAATTGGTAACCGAGGCATACCATTCCTTCAAACATGCTTTGGATGGTGAcgttgaggttttccttccaaaaccacACTTCACGTTTAATTACTTGTACTCTGTCCAGCTTTGGCGCCTCTATTGATCCCTTAGAGAAGAATTCCATGTTGAGACATCCGGTCACAATGACATCTTCTAATAAAGGGAACATCAAAGTGTATCCACTTGAGCTAAAACGTCTCAACCCCGTCAACATATGGAACTCCAAATACTTCAGTTGTTTGAATTCCACTACATGCCCCTCTTCTCCTCCCTCATCAACGATGACCGCTGTCAACATTTTAcaattacttatcctcaattttgtgagTTCCACCAAATTTTCAACGATTGTCATTGTGAAAATATGGgataacccatcacaaaatgacacatcGAGAGTCTTCAGGTGTCGAAAATATACTTCCTTGTCCCCTATCATGTCAATGTTACCAATTGCAAAGATAGTCAATGTCTCCAGGTTAGGAAACGCAACCTGTGGAGTTCATACATGGTATTGGTGATTCAACAATATTAGGAATTCTCGAAGTTCGAAGATGTAAATATGGACGAGTGGTTAAGAGGTGAGGGAGGATTATCAAGTtgcacaaaaggaaaataaaactaataacataaaaaaggaGTAAAAAATTCCATCCAAAGAATTTCTCCTTCAGAAATGGGTTACCAAGTGGAGCATTACTTATCTGTCTACATAACAAAGCAGACCCAACAATACTTTCAACCTCAAACTTTGGCCCAAGGAGTTCAAATAATACGCATAGCCAGTGTCTAATGAATATGCTCATATAACTATGATACAATCAAATTGGTCTGTTATAGATTGTAAATCTAAATCGAATCTTTCCGACTCTCGGTTTAGTTGATTTCCCACAAATAACCAAACCACACTATTTATCGCAATTGTAACATCACCTAGAGATGGTTACTTCAATTGCTAACATTGACGAACATCTTCaaggaaattgcaaaattgagtaAGATTGAGGAAGAATTCATTAAAAGAAACTAGAAGCacataaataaaaagttgaaCAATGTATTagtgtaaaataaaaaataaaaaattaaaaggtacaAGGAAACGCATGGAAGTAGCAGCGGTCCTCCCAACGATCATGGTCTATCGATTGTGGTCGTCCTAACCATGAAGGatagttgaaaatgcaaaaagaattaTTTGGCAGATTGATTGCCGTTAATTGTGGTGGTCGTCCTATTCAGCGGTCCTCATAACTTACGCTTGTATGCTACTCATTTTATGTCAGAATATTTTAACCAAAATACGCTTTGTAAGTGatttagttagtttttatttaAACTATGCTTTGTCTTTGGTGTATTTAATATTCTGACGTAACGTTAATCAGGTACCTCTCGATTGAAGAGTGCACGGGAGCATGATTTGACGCGATCCCGACTTCGAGCTTCTTGTGAACTCGTCATCGGTTTTTCATGgatgaaaaaaattgtcaccATACGTATTGCCTATACGAATCAATCTGCAAGAAGATCTTCAGtgatggaaagaaaaaatcagtCTTACACTTTTGACGAGAGAAGCACGTCAAACTTTCCAAATGTCGTAGGTGTAAATCAGTCAAATTCGGGAATGCCAGAGTTTCTGATGCTTCTATTCCccatccttcttcctccgtaacGATCGTCTCCATCTTCACGCAATCGCTTATGCTTAATTCTCTCAGTTGTGCGAGAGATCTAACCATGGATGGGGAAAACATATATCTGAGGTTATCCAAGCCGGTGATTTCTAATGTCCCCAATCTCGGAAAGGCAACCTGCATATTTGCTCACGGAATTGGTGATAGAGTTAGATTACGAATTTCAAGAACTTCCTGATCTAAATAGAGAGGGGGATTATTAAGCTgcacaaagtaaaaaaagagaagtaaaaagaTCTCCTCACTAATACGGTTTCTAATTTCCTTAAGTATTTGAGAATAACAGCTGGAACTTTCTCCAGTCTTTTCATGGGCAAACAACTTTGAATTAGAGAGCTTAATTTGACTGCTGAGCTACTTCTATTCCATCCGAACAATGAATTTACATGTTCTAAATTTAAATCAAGTCTTCCCTCTCTTCAATGTAGTTCATCGCGTAGACTAATCAAATCAcaatttgcaatttcttttttgggcaCAATTTCGTAAATTGACTAAAACTTCGTCTACATAAAAAGTGGAACCGTATACATTGTTCCGCATTGATTCAAAAGGGCAAGCAACATTGGAAGTCACTCGAttgatgaaagaaaaattagtgCTTATTTAAATACACGgtacacaaaaaaaagaaaaaagaaaatagattagCATAGTTGCTTTTGTTTGAAAGCTCAGTCCTCCTTCCCATTCTTCATATTGGTTTTTAAGAAAGTCATCTACATTTATAGGttatgtggatgataacaaaatttgaaaactaaATTCGATGGAATTCATTTCAAAAGATTAGACATTACTTTAATTATGGAAGGACTTTAATGCCGATATTCCCCCATCCTATGCTTAATGAACCACTATTAACATAGATATACTTGCGGCATGTAACTTGAAAATAACTCAGAACCCATCACAAGCTAAATTTACGTGGATTTTCCTACAATTGGTTGGATTTCTACACAATTAAGAGAAATGGGAGATTGCTTTACCTAATTACAGAGAAGGCATGAACGTATGAGAGCATCATAATCTCTGGTACATCTAACTAGCAAAAGACGTAAAactcaagaaaataattaatattcttttggtagaaagttacctgttgcctgttgaaaaatgcaatttgagtgtTTGTTGGGTCGCCTGATGTGCTACTCGAAGGAGCTGTCTCGGCGGTGAAAAAGTTCTTGATATTTGGCAACTTACGCAATTTCAACACACGCAACATAGGCAACTCACATTTGCCAAAATCATCAGCTTCTACAATCCCCTGCACTGTCCTGCAATCGACAACTTCAACCTCTTCTAGCTGTAGAAGTTCTCTCGCCACCGAAAGAGGAAATAGaacttccatcttcttgcaccCTCCAACCCGGACTACTTTCAATGCACTGAAGGACTTAGAGGAGATATGTCCATAGCATATTTTCTCCAAGTTGATGAGATTCTCGAGAATTAACGACTCCAacgtattaaaatttgtatggGATGTCGATTGGAGGATGTAATGGGTGGAGGGGCAATGCTCGACCTGTAGATGCTTTAATTTTGGGAAACCTTTTCTGGATAACGCGCAAATACTTTGCTCATTTTCTGCCAACCCACGCAAAAACAAATTGTCAGTTTTGCCTAATATGCTTTGTATGCATCCTTTTCGAAGAACATCACTTTTTCTATGCAAATTGAGCACCAATGTCCTCGATCCTTTGTACTTGGGCAACCTCGGCCAGTATCCTTTTTGAATTTCATACTTGGTCAATTTCTCGAGGTTTAGATCCTCCGGCAGCACGTTCGGATCATAAAACTGCATATGCAAAGTGCGGAGCTTCTCCATGCGATTCAATTCAATCAGACAGGCATTAGTTGGTGTAGTTTGCTCCACGGCATTCCATCGATGAAAGCTATGCTCCATATACAACTCCTCTAAATTGATCAAGCTTCCAAGCacacccggttcaattatctTAAGCAAAGCACAATAGCTTAAGTCTAACAACCTGAGCTCCACCAGTTGCCCAATTTCTTTCGGCAATCGCTGAATTATGGAGCTCATAAAGCTAAGAATTCGTAACTCTTTTAGCTTGCCCAGAATGGCTACATCGTCTAACAAACAATGATGAAGACACAAAGTGTGCAAGATCACCAGCGATTGAAAGGACGAAGGAGAATGAGCGAGATGTATCCCAGTAAGACTTAAGACCATGAGTTTCCTCATAGACTTAAATAACGAATACGGAACGTTAAGAGATTCATTGTTTGTGAACAACAAAAACATCTGCAATTCGGGGCAATCTAAGTCTTCGGGAAGCTCCATCATGTCAACGTAAGGAAAGCATATCGCCCTACAATTCTTGAGCTTGTCCTCCGACAACTCTGTTACGAACTTATCTTTATCTTTCAACACGAGAAGAGGTTGTTCTTTTGAAGCAACGGAGGCAACAAACTCACGAACTAGGTCATGTATCTTGAAACCGTCTCCGTCTCCATTCTCCAACAAAAGGGAGGATGCTTGAAGAGTGCGTATTATTGAGCTCAACCTATTTCTGGCTTCCTCTATGCTACCATATTCTGCGTATAACCCCAAACCCACGCCGTACCTCACCAAATCTTCCAGAGAGGGCTCGGACACACCATAAACAACACAGAGCCGTAGAGTTAACTTCACCTCCTCTTCTAAATCATCATAACTCAGTTGCAACATCTTATTTATCACATCATTGATTCCTTTATCTTTAGACATCTCGATTCTTTTCAAAGTGTCCTTCCATTCAGATAAACCAGCGTCTTTAAAACGTTTTGCAATTGCGAGAATTAGGAAGGCACACCTGCGCATTTGTGGAGCGCTTCATCCGCCAAGGGTTTGAACTCGTCAACGTGAACTTTGTCCCCCACAATCCTCTCgaacaattcttttgcctcTTCTTCCTGCAGCCCACCAAGGAGGAAGTCCCTGTCGCAGCACATTTCCCTTCGCAAAACATCTCGATTTCTCGATGTCAACAGCAACTTGCATCCTATGACTTTGTTCTCAtgtccgcaaggaatgccgATTGATCTCAAGTCCAGCCCCTTCCACAAGTTGTCCAGTAGTATGAGcaccttctttttctccctctcctccttttCCAACCTTGTGCGCAGAAGCTCCGCTCGCACGCTGACAATATCTTCGTTCTTTATGTCACTAAGGCCCAACGCATGCGCGATCTCTCCTTGAATCTTCTTGATGTCTGGATTTTCTGACACGTCGGCCTTAGCAACCAGGTCGAACAACTTTTCTTCCCTTAGTCTCCTTTCGGCATCCAccaaaagggtggacttgccaACCCCGCCCATCCCGTAAACCCCGACCACTCGGTTGCTGCTATCAGCAAGAGCGTCCATGATGTCCCTTATGATCTGAGCTCTGGATTCGAAGACACCATCGTCCTTAATCGCAGTAGAGGCAGAAGAAGCAGAGGCCGTCACAGTGGTCGACTGCATGACTTCTTTGCCCTCTCTCCTGCCCGGAGTCGGAGCAGTGACATTCCCTGGAGCAGGAAGGCTGAAGGAGATCTCCCTGTTACTGTTGTCTTTAATGAGTTTCTGAATGTCATCGGTCTTGTGCTTGGCCTCCCGgctgaactgatagcgacaaATGGGGTCAGGAAGAGCCCCGCGGCAGCAATTCTTGCTCGCCTCTTCGAATTTGCCCAACAGGTCCTTCGCCTCCTGCAAGGCCTTCGCAACAGTTGCCAGAAACTCTGGGACCCATTCGTGGACATTCCGAAGATTGTTTCTGGCCTCTTCCTCGGCATTGCGGACCCTCACATCCTCGTACTCCAGATTCCTGACTTCCTTCCGAAGACCGTCGGCGTATCTCTTGGAGCACAGCACGTATGCGAACTGATGCTTGATGGGAACAAACACGATCTTGAAGAGATCCCACGCAATTGAAACGGCAGAATCGGCAgacatttttctttgattttttgtcTGCGAAACAAAGAGCGCGAAAACAGAGAGAGTGATGAAAAGGAGTAGCAaataataatgaagaagaagaaaaagaagccgAGGAGGAAGAACGGTTGTGCAGAGGAGAAGAGTGAAACAGAGCAAGAGCGATGGGAGACGAAGAAGGCCAAGAGATTTGAGTGCAGATGAGGATGAAGGAAGGGGAGCAAGAACGAAACAGAGAATTGAGTGCAAatgaggagaagagagaaacagagcaagaatggTAGGAGACGAAGAAGGCCAAGAGATTTCAGTTCAAATGAGGATGAAGGAAGGGGAGCAAGAACGAAACAGAGAATTGAGTGACGAAGGAGGAGAATAAGACTCGATGACTAGCAGAGACAATATCTTCCTCGTAGATGGAGAGAGCTTTGCTAGAAAAGTTGATgatcaacggttgagatttagTATTGATagcaaagtgaaaaagaaagtaacttttttttttcttgttcgtCAAGcctcttttaccttttctttgttctccTTTTGCTTTCAGTTTCCTAAGGAATAAGTACCGTAAAATCCAAATCTTAGTATTCACTCTGTACCTTTCGTTTTCCTATTTATCATATTGAGACTTCGATTCATATCATAAATTAGAAATAGTTGGGTttctgtcacgacccgaaccccgcgagctcgtcgacatcctacccggccacgcttatgtacagttctccaggatccaaaggccaacaaattcatgcggaagcaaaaacaaatccccgtacagaaacaattaacatcacgatgacttgggacggtaaaaacaaacttatatacatatccacatgttctatacaattttccaaacctacggcttcgaaGGTcattgtacaagcctatgaccactaaaacaaaaagattacatggtcgaagcctactatacacccaaaataaaacagcaaacaaaagtcaagaggctaactaccctaggcctcgtcctcgctatccggtactatatcatctctcgtctccaattcatcctcgtcaagctcgggtagttgttccgcatccgatggctctacaatctccccatcttctcccggtaccatgacctcgggcaataccgaatctcccgggcggatcattcatgcttgcggcggaatgtctgaaataaacaacgagcccacaatggggtgagataaaatctcagtaagctagcccctaatcctagattagggctctagtacctccggacacattttcagtgaacaatttccaacaattcttctttcttaccaaaaattccgcaatttaattccagaaaattccgttctttctccgaaaatccccacaccttctcaaatattctacgttactccagtttcggcgttccatgcctcaatttgacaataaaatgttccacatgctccggggcccgcgtttaacgcatcaggctataatataaatatccacattgatccaaagcccgcgtttaacgcatcaggctgtcatagaaaattccacgttactccgaaaatattccacgttactccgaacattccacgttactccgaaaatattccacattactccgaacattccacgttactccgaaaacatcatacaagttcataacattgagcctcggacctttatgaaacatggctatatatatatatatatatatatatatatatatatatatatatatatatatacaggGTCttagacacaaaggaatacgacccataaatcttggtctcggacacatagaaacacgaccggattaagtctcggacaattagtcgaacacaaCTCACTTTGGTCTtagacgacttaattgaacacgactttcataccttctcggtctcggacaatcagacgaatacggctcactttggcctcagacgacttgattgaatacgaccctcatattttctcggtctcggacaatcggacgaatacggctcactttgacctcagacgacttgattgaatacgaccctcatattttctgagaatatatcgggaccacgtgattcgctcacgttagagaattaataaatcaggaccacccgattaattcacgctaatccatagattaatccagaccaccCGATCGATTTATGCTACTAcagaattcaatctacgccatacaaccatatttatgctaacgtagtAATAAATAAATAGCGTACGATTATTtttatactaacgtgcaattaatacgtaccatacaatttaattacacaaacgtgggaatttatcggggccgagcaatttaaatattctaacgtgcaattaattcactactatagtactaaactataataataccacatttaatcaattccatggcataacaacataatgtcacataaaagtaactatagttaaaatataatctaaccatggttcaaaaattaactagaattaataactaacctaaccatagttaaacaattgcataaagtaactagagttagcaaaagtaaccatggtccaactttgaccatgcaaatatcctcttgaattcactattcacttcaagaacatgatttctctctcctcaaaacttcattctcggccaaggcataaaaatagccaaaaacaaccaatttttcacccaaatctactaaatctcaagtctattagcaccctaggtacctaatataaggttatgGACCAACTTACtacaattttagcaagttttccggcgagaaatcgagagaaattttgaccccaatcctgcggctccggcgactccctttgaTCGGCTAATACCCACAAGATCCGACGGTTCCCGATAGTGCACGGtagtagtcgagctccggcggttcaaagCGACACCCGGCGAAGCTTGGAAAAAATtttggtgagagagagggagacaacaatggtggttcggccaagagagggagtgagcaagagagag includes these proteins:
- the LOC115733903 gene encoding LOW QUALITY PROTEIN: disease resistance protein At4g27190-like (The sequence of the model RefSeq protein was modified relative to this genomic sequence to represent the inferred CDS: inserted 1 base in 1 codon) — encoded protein: MSADSAVSIAWDLFKIVFVPIKHQFAYVLCSKRYADGLRKEVRNLEYEDVRVRNAEEEARNNLRNVHEWVPEFLATVAKALQEAKDLLGKFEEASKNCCRGALPDPICRYQFSREAKHKTDDIQKLIKDNSNREISFSLPAPGNVTAPTPGRREGKEVMQSTTVTASASSASTAIKDDGVFESRAQIIRDIMDALADSSNRVVGVYGMGGVGKSTLLVDAERRLREEKLFDLVAKADVSENPDIKKIQGEIAHALGLSDIKNEDIVSVRAELLRTRLEKEEREKKKVLILLDNLWKGLDLRSIGIPCGHENKVIGCKLLLTSRNRDVLRREMCCDRDFLLGGLQEEEAKELFERIVGDKVHVDEFKPLADEALHKCAGVPXLILAIAKRFKDAGLSEWKDTLKRIEMSKDKGINDVINKMLQLSYDDLEEEVKLTLRLCVVYGVSEPSLEDLVRYGVGLGLYAEYGSIEEARNRLSSIIRTLQASSLLLENGDGDGFKIHDLVREFVASVASKEQPLLVLKDKDKFVTELSEDKLKNCRAICFPYVDMMELPEDLDCPELQMFLLFTNNESLNVPYSLFKSMRKLMVLSLTGIHLAHSPSSFQSLVILHTLCLHHCLLDDVAILGKLKELRILSFMSSIIQRLPKEIGQLVELRLLDLSYCALLKIIEPGVLGSLINLEELYMEHSFHRWNAVEQTTPTNACLIELNRMEKLRTLHMQFYDPNVLPEDLNLEKLTKYEIQKGYWPRLPKYKGSRTLVLNLHRKSDVLRKGCIQSILGKTDNLFLRGLAENEQSICALSRKGFPKLKHLQVEHCPSTHYILQSTSHTNFNTLESLILENLINLEKICYGHISSKSFSALKVVRVGGCKKMEVLFPLSVARELLQLEEVEVVDCRTVQGIVEADDFGKCELPMLRVLKLRKLPNIKNFFTAETAPSSSTSGDPTNTQIAFFNR